One window of the Candidatus Poribacteria bacterium genome contains the following:
- a CDS encoding P-II family nitrogen regulator: protein MKKLECIIRPFKLEEVKEALSSVGVRGMTVSEVRGFGRSRGHTELYRGSEYTIEFVPKLKIEIVVAEENVDKVVEAVQQAASTGKIGDGKIFVLPIDETIRIRTGERGPAAV from the coding sequence ATGAAAAAGCTAGAATGTATTATCCGCCCCTTCAAATTGGAGGAGGTCAAAGAAGCACTCAGTAGTGTAGGTGTTCGGGGCATGACAGTCAGCGAAGTTCGTGGATTCGGGCGTAGCCGTGGGCATACTGAATTGTACCGCGGGAGCGAATACACGATTGAATTTGTCCCGAAGTTAAAAATAGAAATTGTTGTGGCTGAAGAAAATGTTGACAAGGTTGTTGAAGCCGTTCAACAAGCCGCTTCAACCGGTAAAATTGGCGATGGCAAAATCTTTGTGCTGCCTATTGATGAAACCATCCGTATCCGTACAGGTGAAAGAGGTCCTGCCGCTGTTTAA
- the dcd gene encoding dCTP deaminase produces MFLSDKDIIEYIDKGKIKISPSPDLETQLGSCSIDFRLSNTFRVFEHSKYPYIDLGAEIDTDDLMRRVDVPDGDAFTMQPGEFVLAATQETLELADDVMARLEGRSSLGRLGIIVHSTAGLFDPGWIGIPTLELGNLGRMPVKLYPGMRICAFTFAQLSSPARVPYQLKPANKYAGQNGPETSRFAKDVEFSEE; encoded by the coding sequence ATGTTTTTATCAGATAAAGATATTATCGAATATATAGACAAGGGGAAGATCAAAATCTCACCCTCGCCTGACTTGGAAACACAACTCGGTAGTTGCTCCATTGATTTCAGACTGAGCAACACCTTTCGTGTGTTTGAGCATAGCAAGTACCCATATATTGATTTAGGGGCGGAGATTGATACCGACGACTTGATGCGGAGGGTTGATGTCCCTGATGGTGATGCCTTCACAATGCAGCCCGGTGAGTTTGTCTTGGCGGCAACGCAGGAGACGCTTGAATTAGCAGATGACGTGATGGCGCGTCTTGAAGGCAGGAGTAGTTTAGGGAGGCTCGGCATTATCGTTCACAGTACTGCCGGTCTCTTTGACCCCGGTTGGATTGGGATCCCCACGCTGGAGTTAGGGAATCTTGGGCGAATGCCGGTTAAATTGTACCCCGGCATGCGAATCTGTGCGTTTACCTTTGCTCAGCTATCTTCACCGGCGCGTGTACCGTATCAACTCAAACCGGCGAACAAATACGCTGGGCAGAACGGGCCTGAGACAAGCCGGTTCGCCAAAGATGTTGAATTTTCAGAGGAATGA
- the glnA gene encoding type I glutamate--ammonia ligase has product MTPSEVVALAKEHDVKIVDLKFMDLPGMWQHFSLMAGELTEDLFEEGCGFDGSSIRGFQAINESDMLLFPDPTTALIDPVCKVPTLSITCNIKDPITLENYTRDVRHIAQKAEAYLQSTGIADTSYWGPEAEFYLLNDIRYGQDQHSGFYSVDSVEGSWNSGREENPNLGYKPRYKEGYFPVPPSDTLQDLRSEICLKLIESGVDVEVHHHEVGTAGQGEIDIRFGELTETGDKIALYKYIIKNVARENNLVATFMPKPLFQDNGSGMHVHQSLWKNGKNVFYDPQGYSLLSEDALYYIGGLLTHARSLCAIIAPTTNSYKRLVPGYEAPVNIAYSQRNRSACVRIPVYSKSEKAKRVEFRTPDPSCNPYLAFSALLMAGLDGIQNRIHPGDPLDKDLYDLEPEELADIESTPVSLGDSLDALEEDHEYLLKGDVFTQDVLDVWIDYKRENEVDAINMRPHPYEFFLYHDI; this is encoded by the coding sequence ATGACACCAAGTGAGGTGGTTGCACTTGCAAAAGAACATGATGTAAAGATAGTCGACCTCAAATTTATGGATCTACCGGGGATGTGGCAACACTTTTCCCTTATGGCGGGCGAGTTGACCGAAGACCTCTTTGAAGAAGGTTGTGGTTTTGACGGTTCAAGTATCCGTGGTTTCCAGGCAATTAACGAGAGCGACATGCTGCTCTTTCCTGATCCAACGACTGCCCTCATTGACCCGGTCTGCAAGGTGCCGACGTTGAGCATCACATGTAACATCAAAGATCCTATCACATTGGAGAATTACACGCGTGATGTACGGCATATCGCACAGAAAGCAGAGGCGTATCTCCAATCCACTGGAATCGCCGATACAAGTTACTGGGGACCTGAGGCGGAATTCTATCTCCTGAACGACATCCGCTACGGACAGGATCAGCATTCCGGTTTCTATTCCGTTGATTCTGTTGAGGGGAGCTGGAATTCGGGGCGCGAAGAGAATCCGAACCTTGGGTACAAACCGCGTTACAAAGAGGGATATTTCCCGGTACCGCCTTCCGATACACTCCAAGACCTCCGCTCTGAGATCTGTCTTAAGCTCATCGAATCCGGCGTTGATGTAGAAGTTCACCACCATGAAGTGGGAACCGCTGGTCAAGGCGAAATTGACATCCGCTTTGGTGAACTAACCGAGACGGGCGATAAGATTGCACTGTATAAGTACATCATCAAAAATGTGGCGCGTGAAAACAATCTTGTTGCTACTTTCATGCCGAAACCGCTCTTCCAAGACAACGGGTCCGGGATGCACGTCCACCAGAGTCTTTGGAAAAACGGTAAGAACGTTTTCTACGACCCACAGGGATATTCGCTGCTGAGTGAGGACGCGCTCTATTACATCGGGGGCTTGCTCACGCACGCCCGTTCGCTCTGTGCAATCATCGCTCCGACAACCAACTCTTACAAGCGGTTAGTCCCAGGCTATGAGGCACCGGTCAACATCGCCTACTCGCAGCGGAACCGTAGCGCGTGTGTCCGTATTCCAGTCTACTCAAAGAGTGAAAAGGCAAAGCGGGTCGAATTCCGTACACCGGATCCGTCTTGTAATCCTTATCTCGCCTTCAGCGCACTACTCATGGCAGGGCTTGATGGCATACAGAACCGCATCCATCCGGGTGACCCGTTGGATAAAGACCTCTATGATCTTGAACCGGAAGAACTGGCGGATATTGAATCCACGCCGGTATCGCTCGGTGACTCCCTTGATGCCTTAGAGGAAGATCACGAATACCTCCTCAAGGGCGATGTGTTCACCCAAGATGTCTTGGATGTCTGGATTGATTACAAACGTGAGAATGAGGTCGATGCAATCAACATGCGGCCGCATCCGTATGAATTCTTCCTCTATCACGATATTTAG